The following coding sequences lie in one Aspergillus puulaauensis MK2 DNA, chromosome 3, nearly complete sequence genomic window:
- a CDS encoding uncharacterized protein (COG:S;~EggNog:ENOG410PUEP;~TransMembrane:1 (o552-571i)), with product MESLLQPDDTSLFEVRVFVDGLCVAGSVISQRTNWPHVIELSSHVDKNGNQDTLRFPPFHQEILEQRHWDAGDLHGRVRVVIAEGFARPHRSPPFERVKEIMAFAFQHAPLNVLEYSSIAWPNTSMWSKEPRLFKYNAGSGVSDLKEADDVHAHSPSRHEARPPVTTTGQIGNPPALNLWRNRNYQGPVPQWQGNYREPRWAPPETAFADPFVDPYMLDPAARHRGARQSWEDVSMPDYISSSNSSRAISSMTGISYEHSKHPSLVAPMDEDAYSQLIQALSPPRPLSFSTHAQSNPSTTAALPMGSKLSAAAEARSQSYSKSGGRRGSTSILKDISYPGTRDVSESSVKSNTAPSDPAAATKLHPSPSGPVKSRKEGLSQENKENEAETTHKESGKLHQTPSKLNVQTSGSMETPTEGKRRRSVGSGREDCLNIGRKEPTLVSPTHDLPTVEGDHHQNEFDGFLSSRPTLMSATAEIGEIDPNYDTMSRVEMHAKLEDQEQEINNPQDTHLDAVSTEVGEFRDQSRTASIYRAALVTLDSIDMESISDSKILYYFGVLATKALLLPRFHFTSSRKSRYWDVKMTIYGMTLVRSHVYTSRRVAKVSICREALKKLKNEFPNWIVPERPKDSISPLGWNWVETLYEYCVHQSLPEPKYTKYVHHKGYRHEVEVDGGTYFGSLKYYSQELQSKQGAAHVALYDVLVRDDGDEVETGGLPILSKSNEALLAVIPRDPRQTSTGWVGSSGVPSLEQFNESPLVVAPRNPYSPSTEPRASSKRNFEDHEESRRVKRRGGRSKPPINFSRACKPTPGNANLQPLENCRLAAVEATVVEEQRRWKVTPSEISRKLRDIGTWVAKLESNVNLILPSTYTRSRTPG from the exons ATGGAAAGCCTCCTGCAGCCGGATGACACTTCGCTATTTGAAGTCAGGGTCTTTGTTGACGGTTTGTGCGTGGC GGGAAGCGTGATTTCCCAAAGAACGAACTGGCCGCATGTGATCG AATTAAGCTCCC ACGTCGACAAAAACGGCAATCAAGACACTCTACGCTTTCCGCCGTTCCACCAGGAAATTTTGGAGCAAAGGCACTGGGATGCAGGAGACCTCCATGGCAGAGTCAGAGTAGTGATTGCAGAAGGGTTTGCGCGCCCACATCGCAGTCCTCCTTTTGAAAGAGTTAAAGAAATCATGGCGTTTGCGTTCCAGCACGCTCCTCTGA ACGTCCTAGAGTACTCTAGTATTGCCTGGCCGAATACTTCAATGTGGAGCAAAGAACCACGACTTTTCAAGTACAATGCAGGAAGCGGGGTGAGTGACCTCAAGGAAGCAGACGATGTACACGCCCATTCACCTTCTCGACATGAAGCCCGGCCTCCGGTAACTACTACCGGACAAATTGGTAACCCACCGGCGCTGAACCTCTGGAGAAATAGGAACTACCAGGGCCCTGTGCCACAATGGCAGGGTAACTACAGGGAACCTCGATGGGCTCCTCCGGAGACAGCCTTCGCCGACCCATTTGTCGATCCATACATGCTTGACCCAGCTGCACGTCACCGGGGCGCGAGACAATCTTGGGAGGACGTATCAATGCCGGACTATATCTCAAGTTCCAACAGTAGTCGAGCGATCTCAAGCATGACGGGTATTAGCTACGAGCATAGCAAACATCCTAGCCTTGTTGCCCCTATGGACGAAGACGCGTATAGCCAGCTAATCCAGGCCCTCAGCCCGCCTAGACCGCTCTCTTTCAGTACTCACGCTCAATCGAACCCCTCCACTACTGCTGCTCTACCTATGGGAAGTAAGCTTTCGGCTGCGGCAGAAGCACGGTCTCAATCCTACAGCAAAAGTGGGGGCCGCCGCGGCTCCACCAGTATCCTAAAAGACATCTCGTACCCAGGCACTCGAGATGTATCCGAATCAAGTGTCAAATCAAATACCGCTCCATCCGACCCCGCTGCAGCCACCAAGCTTCATCCCAGCCCTAGTGGTCCTGTTAAGAGTAGAAAGGAAGGGCTATCTCaggaaaacaaggaaaaTGAAGCGGAAACTACTCATAAAGAGAGTGGTAAATTACACCAAACCCCTTCAAAACTCAACGTTCAGACCAGTGGCAGTATGGAAACTCCCACTGAGGGCAAAAGAAGACGCTCGGTCGGCTCTGGTCGCGAAGACTGTTTAAACATTGGCAGGAAGGAGCCAACACTCGTCTCACCCACCCATGATCTCCCCACGGTAGAAGGCGACCATCATCAGAACGAGTTCGATGGTTTCCTGAGTTCGAGACCTACGCTCATGAGTGCCACAGCTGAGATTGGTGAGATAGA CCCCAACTACGACACTATGTCAAGGGTTGAAATGCATGCCAAACTGGAGGATCAGGAACAAGAAATCAACAACCCGCAAGATACCCATTTAGATGCTGTTTCCACGGAAGTAGGCGAGTTTAGAGATCAG TCTCGGACAGCATCCATCTATCGGGCGGCATTAGTAACACTTGATTCAATAGATATGGAGTCAATCAGCGACTCGaaaattctatattattttgGGGTGTTAGCGACCAAGGCACTTCTACTCCCTAGGTTCCACTTTACAAGCAGCCGGAAGTCCAGGTACTGGGACGTAAAAATGACGATTTATGGCATGACATTAGTTCGCTCACATGTCTATACGTCTCGAAGAGTTGCAAAAGTTTCCATCTGTAGGGAAGCTTTGAAGAAGCTAAAGAATGAATTCCCAAACTGGATCGTACCCGAACGACCTAAGGATTCGATTTCACCTCTTGGCTGGAACTGGGTAGAAACGCTTTATG AATACTGCGTGCATCAAAGTCTTCCCGAGCCGAAATACACGAAATATGTTCATCACAAAGGGTACCGCCACGAGGTAGAAGTGGATGGCGGTACATACTTTGGTTCTCTCAAGTACTACTCTCAGGAGTTGCAGTCAAAACAGGGCGCAGCACATGTAGCCCTCTATGATGTGCTTGTGAGAGATGACGGGGATGAAGTCGAAACGGGGGGGCTTCCAATCTTGAGTAAATCCAACGAAGCTCTACTGGCTGTTATTCCTCGAGACCCGCGCCAGACATCCACTGGATGGGTTGGATCTAGCGGAGTTCCGAGCTTGGAACAGTTCAATGAGTCTCCGTTGGTTGTGGCTCCTCGAAATCCCTATAGCCCGTCCACTGAACCACGTGCGTCATCAAAGAGGAATTTTGAGGACCACGAAGAGTCGAGAAGAGTGAAAAGACGTGGCGGTAGAAGCAAGCCGCCGATTAATTTTTCTCGGGCTTGCAAACCAACTCCAGGAAACGCCAACTTACAGCCGCTTGAAAACTGTAGGTTGGCGGCGGTTGAGGCTACTGTTGTCGAAGAACAA
- a CDS encoding RNA-binding protein (COG:A;~EggNog:ENOG410PJ0H;~InterPro:IPR000504,IPR012677,IPR035979;~PFAM:PF00076;~go_function: GO:0003676 - nucleic acid binding [Evidence IEA]) gives MSFQNFDTFQNQHPAADAAAAAPGAPATADTTMTGQADPSTAPFQGPAPGEGAPAVPQQGNEGKTTLWMGELEPWIDENFVRNLWFQMGEQVNVKMIRDKFSGSNAGYCFVDFASPAAAGKALSLNGTPMPNTNRLFKLNWATGGGLADRSRDDRGPEYSIFVGDLGPEVNEYVLVSLFQSRFPSCKSAKIMTDPISGMSRGYGFVRFSDENDQQRALSEMQGVYCGNRPMRISTATPKNKGPGVVPGGMGMPGPAGMYPPMGAPPMGFYGAPQPMNQFTDPNNTTVFVGGLSGYVTEDELRSFFQGFGEITYVKIPPGKGCGFVQFVQRHAAEMAINQMQGYPIGNSRVRLSWGRSQNNSGPAGSPYRPAPPPPPMYLPPQHQYGGGFAPMK, from the exons ATGTCTTTCCAAAACTTCGATACTTTCCAGAACCAGCACCCAGCGGCTGACGCAGCCGCCGCTGCTCCCGGTGCTCCAGCTACCGCTGACACTACCATGACTGGCCAGGCCGACCCTTCAACTGCTCCGTTCCAGGGTCCAGCCCCCGGGGAGGGTGCCCCTGCTGTTCCTCAGCAAGGAAATGAGGGCAAGACTACTCTCTG GATGGGCGAGCTTGAGCCTTGGATTGACGAGAACTTCGTCCGCAACCTTTGGTTCCAGATGGGTGAACAGGTCAACGTGAAAATGATCCGCGACAAGTTCTCTGG GAGCAATGCCGGCTACTGCTTCGTTGATTTTGCCTCCCCCGCCGCTGCAGGCAAGGCTCTGTCTTTGAACGGCACCCCGATGCCGAACACCAACCGCCTGTTCAAATTGAATTGGGCCACTGGTGGAGGCCTTGCTGACCGTAGCCGCGATGACCGTGGCCCTGAGTACtccatcttcgtcggtgaCCTAGGTCCCGAGGTCAACGAATATGTTCTCGtctctctcttccagagCCGCTTCCCGTCCTGCAAGTCTGCTAAGATCATGACTGATCCCATCAGCGGCATGTCTCGCGGCTACGGATTTGTCCGTTTCTCTGACGAAAACGACCAGCAGCGTGCACTCAGCGAGATGCAGGGAGTCTACTGTGGTAACCGTCCGATGCGCATCTCTACAGCTACCCCGAAGAACAAGGGCCCCGGTGTTGTTCCTGGTGGTATGGGCATGCCCGGTCCTGCTGGCATGTACCCTCCCATGGGTGCTCCTCCTATGGGCTTCTACGGTGCTCCCCAGCCCATGAACCAGTTCACCGACCCCAACAACACAACCGTCTTCGTGGGTGGCCTTTCCGGATATGTTACCGAGGATGAGCTCCGCTCGTTCTTCCAGGGGTTTGGCGAGATCACCTACGTCAAAATCCCGCCCGGCAAGGGATGCGGCTTCGTTCAATTCGTTCAGCGTCACGCTGCAGAGATGGCCATCAACCAGATGCAGGGATACCCCATCGGTAACTCGCGTGTGCGTTTGAGCTGGGGTCGCTCGCAGAACAACTCCGGCCCTGCTGGCAGCCCTTACCGCCCCGCccccccccctcctcccatGTACCTCCCTCCCCAACACCAGTATGGCGGCGGTTTCGCACCTATGAAG TAA
- a CDS encoding general transcription factor IIH subunit TFB6 family (COG:S;~EggNog:ENOG410PNKW;~InterPro:IPR031349;~PFAM:PF17110), producing the protein MASTSASSGSGGFMETSVLSPAPSTSTVTPSMLPKQRSHPLRAGSMKETTVINHVDKAILAINRRHAKKFSSVFEQPQEQGRNGASTTSTAGSGKGDKGEKSGERGYESFKEVVKDVEAIVDVLWVSGTPSLQIPYLISISVLVNTYLPDYPFMPKPTFRLLRKLDSFFASLILGEDAETGQTLSGFEGRRNIVSTTEKVRIKSIAETARVLVVEAGEGGAPDDDGDDLDDEDDEDDMDMDNDGFGLGDAPGKWEMETARVYEKTIQLLGDELGTEVEFCDEDMARGDEAENVISPDP; encoded by the exons ATGGCATCAACTTCTGCCTCCAGCGGCAGCGGGGGATTCATGGAAACATCAGTCCTATCCCCAGCgccgtcaacatcaacagtCACACCGTCGATGCTCCCTAAGCAAAGGTCACACCCGCTCCGAGCAGGGTCTATGAAAGAGACCACCGTGATAAATCACGTTGACAAGGCAATTTTGGCGATTAATCGACGGCACGCGAAGAAGTTTAGTAGTGTTTTTGAGCAGCCTCAGGAGCAGGGCCGGAACGGTGCCAGCACTACGTCTACTGCCGGAAGTGGGAAAGGGGACAAGGGCGAAAAGTCTGGCGAACGGGGGTACGAGAGTTTTAAGGAGGTCGTGAAGGATGTTGAGGCGATAGTTGATGTGCTTTGGGTCAGTGGGACTC CGTCTCTTCAAATACCCTACCTAATTTCCATTTCTGTCCTTGTAAACACCTACCTACCAGACTATCCCTTCATGCCGAAACCTACATTTCGGCTTCTCCGCAAGCTAGACTCTTTTTTTGCCTCGTTGATACTAGGCGAAGATGCCGAGACCGGCCAGACTCTTTCGGGGTTTGAAGGGCGGCGTAATATTGTCTCTACGACGGAGAAAGTGAGGATAAAGAGTATTgcggagacggcgagagTTCTTGTTGTCGAGGCCGGGGAAGGAGGGGCCCCTGATGACGACGGCGATGAccttgacgatgaggatgatgaggatgacatGGATATGGACAATGATGGGTTTGGACTGGGTGATGCCCCTGGGAagtgggagatggagacagcGAGGGTATATGAGAAAACGATTCAGTTGTTGGGCGACGAGTTAGGGACAGAGGTGGAGTTTTgtgacgaggacatggctCGTGGTGACGAGGCAGAAAATGTTATATCTCCTGATCCATGA
- the DMC1_1 gene encoding putative ribosomal small subunit assembly protein (BUSCO:EOG092655SO;~COG:L;~EggNog:ENOG410PGDF;~InterPro:IPR024326,IPR040447,IPR040446,IPR012677;~PFAM:PF12923,PF17799), with amino-acid sequence MKKELEIAGYTALPLNLPTTPSFPTPATHYLYLRPHEPRIPDPDTPRSLFLVNTPIDTTETHLRHLFGTQLSGGRVERVDFESARTGKKNGASQIALVQGTNVAKGKKRKRVTVDELETKLDDISLPSTWDRQLHQSGSHAVVVFVDKASMEASLKAAKKASRKASGGKDIITWGEGLDESRVPSLGLQRYISHQRATYPPRAELLRTVSEYMNVFSEVAENRKKESALRAAEPDDDGFVTVTSGPRLTSAAGEEEAKRLIEKRKKQAEGFGDFYRFQSREKRKERQIDLLKKFDEDKKKLEELKMRKGKIRPE; translated from the exons atgaaaaaGGAACTTGAGATAGCAGGCTACACGGCCTTGCCCCTTAACCTCCCAACCACACCCTCCTTTCCAACACCGGCAACACACTACCTCTACCTCCGCCCTCATGAACCACGAATCCCAGACCCCGACACCCCTCGATCGCTCTTTCTCGTCAACACCCCTATCGACACGACAGAGACACATCTCCGACACCTCTTCGGCACACAACTTTCCGGCGGCCGCGTCGAACGCGTTGACTTTGAGTCCGCACGcacagggaagaagaacggcgctTCCCAGATCGCCCTAGTACAAGGCACGAATGTCGCAAAGGGCAAGAAACGCAAGCGCGTGACGGTCGATGAGCTGGAGACTAAGCTGGACGATATTTCTCTCCCCTCGACATGGGACCGGCAGCTACATCAAAGCGGATCGCATGCAGTTGTGGTCTTCGTTGACAAAGCTAGTATGGAGGCAAGCTTGAAGGCTGCGAAGAAAGCATCTAGGAAGGCATCTGGCGGTAAGGATATTATCACCTGGGGCGAGGGACTTGATGAATCCCGGGTTCCTTCACTGGGATTGCAGCGGTATATCTCCCACCAGCGAGCGACGTACCCACCCCGCGCGGAACTGCTGCGTACAGTAAGCGAGTATATGAATGTGTTCTCGGAGGTTGCGGAGAATAGGAAGAAGGAGTCAGCGCTGCGGGCGGCGGAGCCAGACGACGATGGGTTCGTTACTGTTACGAGTGGGCCGAGACTTACTTCTGCggctggtgaggaggaggcgaagcGGTTGATtgagaagcggaagaagcaGGCGGAAGGATTTGGAGATTTCTACCGGTTCCAGTCtagggagaagaggaaagagagGCAGATTGActtgttgaagaagttcGAtgaggataagaagaagttggaggagctgaagatgcGGAAGGGGAAGATTAGA CCCGAATGA
- the DMC1_2 gene encoding recombinase DMC1 (COG:L;~EggNog:ENOG410PGDF;~InterPro:IPR016467,IPR027417,IPR003593,IPR011940, IPR010995,IPR033925,IPR020588,IPR020587,IPR013632;~PFAM:PF08423,PF14520,PF00154;~go_component: GO:0005634 - nucleus [Evidence IEA];~go_function: GO:0000150 - recombinase activity [Evidence IEA];~go_function: GO:0000166 - nucleotide binding [Evidence IEA];~go_function: GO:0003677 - DNA binding [Evidence IEA];~go_function: GO:0005524 - ATP binding [Evidence IEA];~go_function: GO:0008094 - DNA-dependent ATPase activity [Evidence IEA];~go_process: GO:0006259 - DNA metabolic process [Evidence IEA];~go_process: GO:0006281 - DNA repair [Evidence IEA];~go_process: GO:0007131 - reciprocal meiotic recombination [Evidence IEA]), with translation MPASEASDEFPDDDFIVDVDCIQAHGIGAADITKLKANGYFTIASIHGATRKTLLRIKGFSEIKVEKVKEAINKCLPSASGFITAMELSHQRKRVVHISTGSKQFDSILGGGFQSMSISEVFGEFRCGKTQLSHTMSVVAQLPKEMGGAEGKVAYIDTEGTFRPDRIGQIAERFGLDPDSTKENIAYARALNSEHQLELLNTLSKEFVGGEYRLLIIDSIMNCFRVDYCGRGELADRQQKLNQFLMKLAHMAEEFNICVLMIEVHIAVQTNQVQSDPGASALFAGADGRKPVGGHVLAHASTTRVLLRKGRGEERVAKIQDSPDCPEREATYVITNGGINDPDKV, from the exons ATGCCTGCATCTGAAGCCAGCGACGAATTCCCCGATGAT GATTTCATCGTCGATGTCGATTGCATCCAAGCCCATG GAATTGGTGCTGCCGATATCACAAAGCTCAAGGCGAATGGATACTTTACTATTGCC TCAATCCACGGGGCGACGCGGAAGACTTTGCTGAGGATCAAAGGTTTCAGCGAGATCAAGGTAGAGAAAGTCAAGGAGGCCATCAACAAATGTTTG CCTTCGGCCTCGGGTTTCATTACAGCAATGGAACTCAGCCATCAACGGAAGAGGGTTGTTCATATCTCAACAGGTAGCAAGCAGTTTGATTCGATTCTGGGAGG TGGGTTTCAGAGCATGAGCATCAGCGAGGTATTTGGCGAATTCCGCTGCGGCAAGACCCAGCTCTCCCACACCATGTCCGTTGTCGCACAGCTTCCTAAGGAGATGGGAGGTGCGGAAGGCAAAGTTGCCTACATTGACACTGAGGGCACTTTTCGTCCGGACCGCATCGGGCAGATTGCAGAACGCTTTGGACTTGACCCCGATTCCACCAAGGAGAACATTGCTTATGCTCGTGCTTTAAACAGCGAGCACCAACTCGAATTGCTCAACACCCTCAGTAAAGAATTTGTTGGAGGAGAGTACAGACTGTTGATCATAGACAGCATCATGAACTGCTTCAGGGTCGACTATTGTGGGCGAGGAGAGCTGGCGGACCGTCAGCAGAAGCTTAACCAGTTCTTGATGAAACTCGCTCATATGGCTGAAG AGTTTAATATCTGTGTCCTAATG ATCGAGGTTCATATTGCTGTCCAGACAAACCAAGTGCAGAGTGACCCTGGTGCAAGTGCTCTTTTCGCTGGAGCTGATGGCCGCAAGCCTGTTGGTGGACATGTTCTTGCTCATGCTTCCACGACTCGAGTTTTGCTTCGAAAGGGTCGTGGCGAAGAACGTGTAGCAAAAATACAGGATTCGCCGG aTTGTCCTGAGCGCGAGGCGACATATGTTATTACAAATGGCGGTATTAATGACCCTGATAAGGTATAA
- the gisB gene encoding putative zinc knuckle nucleic acid binding protein (COG:O;~EggNog:ENOG410PFIP;~InterPro:IPR036875,IPR001878;~PFAM:PF13917,PF00098;~go_function: GO:0003676 - nucleic acid binding [Evidence IEA];~go_function: GO:0008270 - zinc ion binding [Evidence IEA]) yields MLLSRRACYKCGNIGHYAEVCSSSERLCYNCKQPGHESSSCPRPRTTETKQCYNCQGLGHVQADCPTLRLNGANGRCYNCSQPGHLARNCPAPASGAPRGTGAPRGGFNGGFRGGYGGYPRAATCYKCGGPNHFARDCQAQAMKCYACGKLGHISRDCTAPNGGPLSSAGKVCYKCSQAGHISRDCPNNEATADSIPAAPVAATGVETSADASVAAAAPTTAVA; encoded by the exons ATGCTGCTCTCTCGACGTGCTTGCTACAAATGTGGCAACATTGGCCACTACGCTG AGGTCTGCTCTTCCTCTGAGCGCCTTTGCTACAACT GCAAGCAGCCTG GACACGAATCCAGCAGCTGCCCGCGCCCTCGTACTACCGAAA CCAAGCAATGCTACAACTGCCAGGGTCTCGGCCACGTTCAGGCGGACTGTCCCACGTTGCGCCTCAACGGCGCGAACGGTCGTTGCTACAACTGCAGCCAGCCTGGCCACCTTGCT CGTAACTGCCCCGCTCCTGCTTCTGGTGCTCCCCGTGGCACAGGTGCTCCTCGTGGGGGATTCAATGGTGGTTTCCGCGGTGGATATGGCGGTTACCCTCGCGCTGCTACTTGCTACAAGTGCGGTGGGCCGAACCATTTCGCCCGTGATTGCCAGGCTCAGGCTATGAAGTGCTACGCCTGCGGGAAGCTT GGCCACATATCTCGCGATTGCACGGCCCCCAACGGTGGTCCCCTGAGCTCCGCTGGCAAGGTCTGTTACAAGTGCTCTCAGGCTGGTCACATCTCTCGGGATTGCCCCAACAATGAGGCTACCGCAGACTCTATTCCCGCCGCTCCCGTGGCCGCCACTGGTGTTGAGACTAGTGCGGATGCTTctgttgcggcggcggcacctACCACCGCTGTTGCATAG
- the UAP1 gene encoding UDP-N-acetylglucosamine diphosphorylase (BUSCO:EOG09262MJW;~COG:M;~EggNog:ENOG410PGEJ;~InterPro:IPR029044,IPR039741,IPR002618;~PFAM:PF01704;~go_function: GO:0070569 - uridylyltransferase activity [Evidence IEA]) — protein sequence MAAAIKNLVDKFQGHSEPALRDPSAEEVQELKQKYEQTGQSQVFAFYDQLSQTEQTQLFHQASNFDPTRINELADKALNPPKTEATGPASLEPLPEIATASILDSDPKDIQGYYDEGLKLVAESQVAVVLLAGGQGTRLGSSQPKGCFDIGLPSHKSLFQIQAERIGKLQLLAKKSSGKDAVIPWYVMTSGPTRKPTEDFFGEHKYFGLDKSNVFIFEQGVLPCISNEGKIMLESKSKVAVAPDGNGGIYQALLTAGVREDMRKRGIKHIHAYCVDNCLVKVADPVFIGFAADKKVDIATKVVRKRNATESVGLILQKNGKPDVVEYSEIDKETAEAKDPKNPNLLKFRAANIVNHYYSFEFFDSIETWVHKMPHHIARKKIPSVDIESGEIVKPEKPNGIKLEQFIFDNFPMIALEKFASIEVRREDEFSPLKNARGTGEDDADTSKRDIMNQGQKWIERAGGVVVTEGDAVGVEVSPLISYGGEGLEFLKGREIKAPAVIEKEE from the exons ATGGCTGCCGCTATTAAGAATCTTGTGGACAAGTTTCAGGGCCACTCCGAGCCCGCTCTTCGCGATCCTTCCGCTGAAGAGGTCCAAGAGCTAAAGCAGAAGTACGAGCAGACAGGACAGTCACAAGTATTTGCCTTCTACGATCAACTGAGCCAGACGGAGCAAACTCAGCTTTTCCACCAAGCGTCCAACTTTGACCCGACCCGCATCAATGAGCTCGCCGACAAGGCTCTCAACCCTCCCAAGACCGAGGCCACTGGCCCCGCCTCTCTCGAACCCCTCCCCGAAATCGCCACTGCCTCGATCCTTGACTCGGACCCGAAAGATATCCAGGGTTACTATGATGAAGGACTCAAGCTCGTCGCAGAGAGCCAAGTTGCTGTTGTGTTACTCGCAGGCGGGCAGGGAACTCGGCTAGGAAGCTCACAGCCAAAGGGCTGCTTCGACATCGGGCTCCCTAGTCATAAATCCCTTTTCCAGATCCAAGCGGAGCGTATCGGTAAACTACAACTTCTTGCAAAGAAGTCATCAGGCAAGGATGCCGTAATCCCTTGGTACGTGATGACGAGTGGGCCGACACGCAAGCCCACGGAGGACTTCTTCGGAGAGCACAAATACTTTGGCTTGGACAAGAGCAACGTCTTTATCTTTGAACAAGGTGTCTTGCCATGCATCTCGAATGAGGGTAAGATTATGCTAGAGAGCAAGTCTAAG GTAGCCGTTGCTCCCGATGGCAATGGAGGAATCTACCAGGCCCTACTCACTGCTGGTGTAAGGGAGGACATGCGCAAGCGTGGGATCAAGCACATCCACGCTTACTGTGTCGACAATTGTCTGGTTAAGGTTGCTGACCCTGTTTTCATCGGGTTTGCTGCCGACAAAAAGGTCGACATTGCCACAAAGGTAGTACGGAAGCGCAACGCTACCGAGTCAGTAGGCCTGATTCTTCAGAAGAACGGCAAGCCAGATGTAGTTGAATACTCCGAGATTGACAAGGAAACAGCAGAGGCCAAGGATCCCAAGAATCCCAACCTGCTGAAATTTCGTGCTGCCAACATCGTTAACCACTACTATTCCTTTGAGTTCTTCGACTCCATCGAGACTTGGGTCCACAAGATGCCTCACCACATCGCCCGAAAGAAGATACCTAGTGTTGATATTGAGAGTGGCGAGATCGTTAAGCCTGAGAAGCCGAACGGTATCAAGCTGGAGCAGTTCATCTTCGACAATTTCCCCATGATTGCGCTTGAGAAATTCGCCAGTATTGAAGTGCGCCGTGAGGACGAATTCTCACCTCTCAAGAACGCACGAGGCACCGGAGAAGATGACGCAGACACTAGCAAGCGAGATATCATGAACCAGGGCCAGAAATGGATTGAGAGGGCCGGTGGGGTTGTTGTTACTGAgggtgatgctgttggagttGAAGTATCTCCTTTGATCAGCTAC GGTGGTGAAGGGCTTGAGTTCCTCAAGGGCCGCGAAATCAAGGCGCCTGCTGTTATTGAAAAGGAGGAGTAA